In Gopherus evgoodei ecotype Sinaloan lineage chromosome 7, rGopEvg1_v1.p, whole genome shotgun sequence, the sequence CCCACCCATGCTGGTCCCCCAGGAAGGATGGCAGCATTAGCCTGtgagacagatggggaaactgaggcacagggtaagGGACTCACTCAGCATCAGTGAACAGAACCagagagtcctgactcccagccccgactttccacccagagctggggatagaaccaaAGAGTCTtggttcccagccccaccctccccaTCACTCTAGCCCACTAGacccccccactctgctcccagagccacagacagatcccaggagtcctggcacccagctccTGGCCCAGCTATGTAAATGGTGACTTTTTAAAGGGCATATTaagaatatatatgaaaataatcTCATTTCCATATGTTTGATCCCAAACGGCAGAGCTAGGAAGGGGGATTATTATTGTGCAGAACAACTAAAAGTGTGTAGGAAGAGTGGTTATTAAGGGACCTACGCAGCctgtggggcagccaggggacatgTGTTTGTGGGAGGGGCTTAAGGGACCCAAGCATTGTGTGGGGTGGCCAGGGGTATGTGAGGGAGTGGGGGTTATTAAGGGACTCAGAGGTCCTGCAGTGTCGCTGAGGGATGGGCGGAGGGGGATGGGGTTTCAGGGACTCAGGCATTGCGGGGGTGGCCAGTGGTGTGCGAGGGAATGGGGGTTATTaagggacccaggtgtcctgtgGGTCAGCCTCACCTTTTTGATGGCCGTCCAGTCTTCCAGGATGTCGATGTCCCGCAGCATGTAGACGATGTAGGGGCGTGAGGGGCACGTTAAGGGCATGTAGCCATACGCAACCATGGTGATCGTTTAGCCCCATTCCCTCCCACACcaacttggggagggggcagcatcaGGATGGGCGGCGGGAACAGTAGCAGCCAGCCAGGCAGGAGCCAACAGCACTCCCTGCCACAGGGCACCGCAGAgaggggagccccgggccagACATCCCAGCCCTTCCTTTCCCCAATATCACTACTGGGACTGGAAGGGTCGGGGCCAGGGCTGATGAGATGTCTGGCGGGATGGGTCTGTTCTGGGGGAGGAGATACCAGCATGGCCAGTGGGGGGATACCAGCagagtgtgtatggggggggaacccagcatggtccctgccccatgccccgcAGAGGGAGGCGATACCAGCGTAAGGATATCAGACACAAGTGGCGCTTTCTTCCTCTTGGCGGGCCGGAAGGGATCCCACTTCTTGAGGCTGTTCTTGGGGCGCAGCTTGTCGTCCCACCACTCTAACCCAGGAGGAGAGGACAAGGGTCAGAGAGGACAGTCCCTCCCaccgggctgggggaggggcctgctTGGCAACAGcctgctctctcccccccccacaccacagggATGCCTCTGGGGGGCAAAGGGGACTCAGTCCTCTCTCTCCACTGGGGCTGCCAGTGCAGGGGACGTTAGTGCCCTctggggacagggatgaggggaGTGGTTTGTGCCAGGAGTGAGGGGGCAGTGATCCTGGGGactgggctgagacccagcaAACTCACCTCACACATGGAACAAAGGAACAGCTAGAAAGCGAGAACACTAGGATACTGGGCAGGATGGACCCGTTGGTCTGATCTATGGGCTGCAGGGACCTTGGACAGGGCTGCCTTTGTAATGGGGATGCAGGGGTGTGTGACACTGaggactggggggagggacccTATGGGGGGCAGCAGCAGTGTGGCAGGGGACATCAAGCTGGGGATGATTGTGGGGGCACACTGAAGTGAAAGCAGGTTAGAGGCACCCTGGAtggccaggaggcagagagatGTGGAGAACGGCAGTCGGGGGAGGAGTTAGGGGAGGCCCCAGGGCTCACTGACCTGAGGTGATGTCGATGCTCTGCCGATCATCCTCCAGGCGCTGGATTCGCTCCAGCAGCTCGCTCTGCATGTTGTCGTAGAGCAGCAGCTTCTCACTCTGTGTGGACAGGACGGAGTTGGGGGTTGCAGCCAGGATGGGCCCACCCCCTTGGCACAGAGAACACTAGGGAGGCCCTGGAGGCGCAGCCAGACCCGATGTCATCCCCAGGTTGTGGGCTCCCACCTGGCTCATTTGGTCCCACCTGGCTCCCCCGCAGTAGCTGGTGTCACCCACAGGTGCTCCCTGGGAATGCTGGGGGTGCAGAAGTCAGCCACAGGGCTCAGACAGAATGCGGCATCTGGAGCTGGGACATGGATGGAGGGTCTGTGGCAGCAGGGCAGTCCATGGGGCACCTCAGGGGCAAGATCagggggctctggcagggagccccgtgggctggggaggggtagATGGGGGCCTGCAGGGGACCACAGCAATGGGATTGGGGGGGCTGGTAGGAGTAGAGGGGGTTCATGGGGGCCCTTACCTCCAGGTGCTGGCGTGCTCCCTGCAGCTCACACTCGTGTTTGTTCCTGACCACCTCCAGGCACAGCCCCTTGTAGATGCCTGCAAGAGGGGGgacccatagactcatagactctaggactagaagggacctcgagaggtcatcgagtccagtcccctgccctcatggcaggactaatgaCCCCTGGCAGGACCAATGACCCATGGGGGACCAGTGACCCCTGCCCACCCACCAGCCCCTCTGCCTCCAtgcccagccacagccctgcaaGATGCCCACCTTGGCTAACTTCAAGTCTCCAGGTCCAAGTCCCTGCCCTCCTACCACCACCAGTCTGGGTCCCGCCAGCCTCATGCCATCACTCCCACGACCCAGTGAAATTCCTGCCCTCTGGGcccaccccttcctcccacaGGTGGGCCTTGCCCCCACCTGCCTGAATCTCtacccctgagccccctcccagggcctgCCTGCCAGCACCCTCTTTTgaattcccaccccaccccacaggcctGAGTCCCCCACATGCTTCTCCTgaaccccctctcccctgcttcccccccccacaggcTCCCCCACCTGCCATCCATCCTCCCCTCTCCtgagcccttccctcccccaaccttTGGGCACACTGGATCTGGGCCCTGTCACTTCCGCTCCAAGCCCAACTGCCCCCAGCTCCTGAGCCTTCAACCCTTGCTGCTCCCTTAGAGCTGGTCACTGCCCTCTGAGGCCTGCCTGGACGAGGAAGCCCAGGGGACACAGccaccctccccccatgccctggTACTGAGCCCTGGCACCCCAACTCCTTAGCGGTGCAACCAGTCCCCTGTGGGGCAGCAGGGAATACAGTGAACAGatgggcagggccaggagctcACCAGCCACCTCGATGCGGATCTTCATGTTGTTCTGCAGGACAGCCAGGGGGTCGAGGTACTCAGCCGCCCGCCCCGACGCCACGTCCTCCAGCTTGGCCTTCACCTGGTTCAGCCGCTCCTTGAATAGCCTGAAGGGTGCACCAGCAGAGACTGAGCACAGCTCTGTCCACTCCACCCAGTCCTGCCCATCATGGTCCTGCtctgcccaccccaccccgcaCAGCATAGGCCTGTCCAGCACCATCCAGCCCACCATGGCAGCCAGAACTGAGGCAGCCATCTctggagtggggtgcaggggcagtTTATTCCAGGATCCCTCATCTGGCACTGAGATACAGGCACGTCAAGGGTGGGGAAGCCAACAAGAGACTCACTTTTCCTTGAGCTCAGAGAACTGCTTCTCCAGGTCACACATCTCATCCAGGCACTCGCTGCGGCGCCGCTCACAGTCCTCCTCGTCCATCTCTGTAGGGCACAGCACATGTACCTTCCAGCCCATGCTCACCCATGGGCATAGTGCCACACACAGACCACCCACGGAACTGAAGCACACAGAGTCAGGACACTCAcccacagggccgtccttaggatttatggggccctaggcagtattattaaactggtgcccctatgccggatggcagcccaagctcagagcctggtgggggaggaggaggagggacttgacagcaaaggataatgagatgcccagcctgcctcatggtggcggagagtcacagttccccgcagagacttccatgccctctccctcatgcagaatggacatgaagaaagtacctaattaaaagcattaaaatttgggaataaaaaatgtcagtcacaggttttttgatatgccctgaagtttgtcagaaatttatttgcaaaatcttcatagtaagggtgagtcagctgtcctgctgaatacaacattacatataatggaatacatgatgcagctcttctctgttttacattttcttattcagtatttctaagctgaatttatattttaaatgtactcaaatcttaagccagcattccagattactacatatttaactcactgaaataaagacattcttttaaattaatcagagaggtttagtgtgttcataacaatgttcattgcttttagaaaaagggaacagtaatttactttgtgtgatgtccataacaagagacatggttatgaaatttcatcaactttaaaaaatatgtttccaaagattttaggtataacaaggattttgtctttctaaggtactgattttgctggagggttcttttaaaactagttcgtcggatagtcagaagtaaagaaagggaaactctttgtccagctatctggaagggaaggactgttgtccctttaagggctctcttcagtggggagtggggggagaggtggtgaagggatggacagaaaggacaggaagacttggaagcacttttttttttaactatagtaattaaaatgtgtattttagataagggaggtcttttgaaggatttatttaaaaaactgtatgtctgaagatccacgcatttaaggctaaagatgattgtgcatctaaaactctatgcaagcattttttagaaatgtgattttataatcttcaccagctcactaatgaaatattttaaagcaaattttaaactaaggtcctgtagactgacatgttctgtgtaaatattacattaatgcacaactgtttttgtcagtaaagtcagaaactgacagtattacgatttatttgggcataagctttcgtggacatctgatgaaatgggttctagtccacaaaagcttatgcccaaataatttgttagactttgaggtgacacaaggactcgtccttgtttttgctgatacagaataacaggactaccactctgaaacctgtcagtatataccttggggttggcaaatgcctgttaaatggcttattaccccttgaatgtctctttaacagtttcaatgttgtgctaataggtctggcaggctggaggttttttcacttttaactactagattccctcccagggaagactcaccaggctagagcagccatctgtgggagcctgcaggaagggtcagaacagggataggaaaacaagagggtggacactaagacccagtggtgccccaaattttcaggtgccctatgcagctgcctatgcctaaggacggccctgctcacCCAGGGGCACACACACAGCTTGGGgtaaatagaacccaggagccctggttcATAGGCCCATCCCCCTAtagcccactagaccccactctccttccagagctgggaacagaacccaggagtctggggagAGGACACCAACTTGGCTGGGCCATGGCTCTTACCCAGGAAGCAGGGCCACCCCCAAGTACCGCTCTGTGATGAAGTGCCAAGCCCCACCCCatatccccttccacaccccagtACCTGAGCTTTCTTCCTCTGATTCAGAGGGGCTGGCACTATGCTCCTCCTCGCTCTCCTCCTCTTCGCCATTCAGCTCAGGTGCCGAGTCCCCATCCCCCTCCATCTCCTCCGCCTCCTTCGGCGCCGGGTGCACCGGCATGGGCACTCTGGGTAATCAATGGCAGGGATTACTGCCAGGTGATCTGGGAGGGTCCTACTTCACTGCACCTCCCACTGCCCTCCTCCATCACATGCAGAGCAGGGGGGCCTGGACAGGGACAGCTGCCCCCCAACCCATGGGACCCCCTGTGTGCCCAGAGCATAGATCTGGACGGGCAGCTCCAACCTCCAAGTCCTACCAATATGTAGCCCTCAGCCTCAAGGCCACCTCAACTAGTGGACCCCAGTCTCCATAGCCCACTGAGCCCCCAAGGCTTCCTATTGGCCAAGGAAGTAGCTGTCTTCTCCAAAGGGAATAACAATGAGACCCAACAACTGGTTCCACCTGTGGGTCCTGAATACATATCACATGGGGCTAGATCAGAGCCAATGCCTCCTAGAGGAGACAGGCCCTGTGTcttattccccctcccccgcccacatCCTCAACCAGTCAGTCCTCCTGCCATGGGGCCAGACCAGAGCCAATGACTCTTTGTTCTCACTGCATTGTGATGTGCAGCCACCTTGGAGGGAGTCCCGCAAAGCTGCCCAGTCACTCTGTCAGGGAGCGAGGTGCTATCAGCTGGTAGCTGCTATTGCAGTGGTGTTGTGACATGTGATATGACTGCAGAGATGGGTGCTAGCCTCATTGGAGCCAGCACGGTGACCCCCGTGTTCCACTGCCGtgagcctggagctccctcctcgCCAACACAGCAGGGATCTGACTTCCAACAGCAGGTCCCAGTCCAGGCCCATGGGGCACTGAAGCTAGCAGGCTGGGAATACAGGCAGAGACagtaacagaacccaggagtcctggctcccagccctctgctcgcTCTGTAACAGTGGTctgacccagctccctgctggctTTATTGGTGCACGTGCAATGCTGGGAGatgctctcttccccccaccccttgatgGGGATGGGATATCTCATCTTCTGCTCACTTGAGAGCACTGAGGAACATACCAATGCTATAACTTCCCCCTCCAGTTGACATAGTCTGCTCTATTCCCGTTTTGGGGAAGGTACCACTGAACCCCTCACACAGCAGGAGAGCACaaatcacccctccccccacgagATGTCTTGGTCTCTCCCAGTTCCTTTAAGTTTGCTTTGGAAGGTGCCATTCAGGTTCCCATGATGGGGGACAGCAGGACATAGGGCACCCCTTCCCAGCCTACAATGGTCTGCACCCCAGTTCGTTTCAAACGGGGAATGGATCACTGAGTACCCACAATACGGGGCCGCAACTCTCCCCTTTGAGTTGCAATGGTCTGGGTCGGCCGCCACAAGTTCTCCCCCTGGGGTTGCAATGGGCCGGCCTGCTCTCCCTTGATCTCAATGGGGATGGAACCAACAAGCTCCAGAAGCAGGGGAGGCAGCGAATCCCCCCCTtgggctgcactgctgtagcccAGCTTCCATTGATCTCAGCTGGGAATACACCACCCGGCACCCCATGGAGGGAGGCTGGGACGAATCCTTCTCCCGCTGCTCTGAGCCCCACGTACCTCGGGGAGCCCAGGCCGGCGGCCTCCCTCCCGTAAGTGCTTCGCTTCTCCGTACCCGGAAACTCCACAACTACTGGCCCCGCCCCATCCTCTGACAGCCAATCAGGGAGACCAGTTAACCAGAGCGCCGTTGCCTCTATGGTTCCCTGCTGCCCACTGCGCTGGGCCTTATGGGCTAATGGAGGATGGGGCATGTTCCCATGGCAACAGGAGGCACACAGCCTAACGTGAGGTGAGCGATATTCACCCAAAGTTGGGCTAAGGGGAATCCCCTGAACTGGTGTTGCCATGGCACCTAGTCTTGTGGTTGCTATGGCACCTGCTTGTGACACATCACCATGGCACCCAGTTGGGTTGTTGCCATGGTACCACGGGACCTGCTGACTCCTGGACAGTGTCATCAGAAGCTGGTGCAGCACCATTGCTGCATTGCCAGAGCACCAGTCGTGGCACTGCCATAACATTTGGCACCCAGTCCCAGTGCAGCCTTAGCACAGTACCTCTGGCCCTTTGCCATGGTGCCCAACTGCAATGCTGTCATGGCATCCATGGGACTGCCCCCATCACTCAAGTATCTGGAGAGAAGCCAGGGCTGtgtggctctcagctcccctctccccatcctgAGCAGGATGTGGTGCATTCGCAGCAGGGTCCCTGCTTT encodes:
- the BRMS1 gene encoding breast cancer metastasis-suppressor 1; protein product: MPVHPAPKEAEEMEGDGDSAPELNGEEEESEEEHSASPSESEEESSEMDEEDCERRRSECLDEMCDLEKQFSELKEKLFKERLNQVKAKLEDVASGRAAEYLDPLAVLQNNMKIRIEVAGIYKGLCLEVVRNKHECELQGARQHLESEKLLLYDNMQSELLERIQRLEDDRQSIDITSEWWDDKLRPKNSLKKWDPFRPAKRKKAPLVSGPYIVYMLRDIDILEDWTAIKKAKAAVSPQKRKSDVLVKVEKPGAQFSARCEDGRLHYEGEIYSKGQSVILEVGDEAPAQAVITAVSTGEVWLRREDGTKTKIYVSQLQKGKYSVRKA